ACAGAGAGGCAGTCATTGAAATCTGCTTAATGTCCCGAATTCCCATTATGTTAAGCACGCTTTCTATTACATTCAATTTCCCGCCAAGGCCTAGCCGCTTTTCTGCAACGACCATGCTACCAACTACTGCATCTGAACTTGATAGAAGTTGGTCCAAATTGGCCAAACAAGAGGATATTCTCTGCTGCACTGTTCCCCCGATTTCCATGTCCAATCTATTGCCCGAAATGTTAGCCAAGATACCAACTTCACCAATAGCTCCCCATTGAATTGCTTTACCTGGCAATCCACTTGCGACCCGCTGTTCAACAATTCGTTCCATAATCGAATTAGCCATGCCGTAGTTAGATTGACCAGCATTGCCACGTCCGCAAGAGACGCTAGAAAACACGACGAAATGCTTTAACTGCGGACACAGTATACGGGATAGCTGGTCCAAATGGTGTGTGGCGTCAGCTTTAGGCGCAAgacattcaataaatttctgttCGTTCTGATTCTCTAAAATGTTGTCTCGTAGGACAACAGCCAAATTGAAAATGCCACCCACTGGACCGATAGTTAGTGCAACCATCAACAGATCCTCGCACCCACTTATCGTTGATATGTCTGAAGTGTTGATCACCACTTCAGTTCCGTATCCTTCCCAGActctgaagaagaagaaaagttCGTTTTGCGAAGGAAACATTTGATTTTTCGTGGACTCACTTGATTCTGTACGTCTGATATGAGTTGGTAATGCCTCGACTGGAACTCATTACTAACTTTCGTGCACCTCGTACGACCATCCAGTCAGCTAATTCTAAACCGAACCCTCCCAATCCACCCAGGATCACATATACTAAGTTCGGATTGAAATATTGTCTGGGAAGTACTCTCATGGGATTAGAATACGGCGAGGCAACGTCATCACGAACTTTTAAAACAACTTTACCGACATGTTTGCCAGCTCCCAAATAGCGGAAAGCTTTTTCAACTTCATTCACCTCGAATACTGTCGCATGCAGTGGCTGAATCACTCCCGCACGTAAATCGTTTTCGAAGAGCTGGGAAATGTATACCAACGAATCGCTGCTAGTCGAAAAGAGATTGTCGAGCAGAATCGATCGGAAAGAAAGTTCTTTGAGAAAGTCACCCAATCCAATTTTCGTGTTATTGCTCAAGTCAAACTTTccgatttccaaaaatgtGCCACCAATACCCAAACATCTGATTGATGCATGCAGCTTTTCATCTGCTAGCGAATTTAACACAAAGTCGACTCCTTTTCCATTTGTTTGGATTTTAATCATTTGCTCGAATGAGCAATCTCGGGAGTTACCAATGTTTGATTCTAAAAGCAAAAATCACACGATCAAAACTTTCGTACGCCTCCTACACGGTGAGACATCGTCGATTGATCATCTTTTTACCTTTTAGTTGAGGAAATGTATCCAGaagaaactttttctttgtcTCATTCGAAACCGTTGTATAGACCTCCAATCCATACGCGAATGCAACAGTTATAGCTGCTAGACCAACACCACCACTGCCAGCGTGAATCAGAATGGAATCACCCTTTTTGATTGTCTTATATGTGAAGAACGCTGCATACACTGTCATATATACAACAGGGCATGTGACCGCTTCTTTTAAACTCCAGTTATCCGGCACATTCCATACTAGATATTTTTGTGGAACAATATGAGTAGCTAGCGAACCACTGAGTACTAGACCAATAATTCTTTCCCCGTTGCCATTTACACCGGCAAACTCTAAACCAAGTACGCATTCTTGATCTATTCGATTGTGATCCCCCAATACCAAACGCCCAGTCGCTAACATAACATCTCGGAAATTCAGGGCCGCATATTGAATCTTTATCAAGTTATCGTTGTTTGTAACATCAATCGATCCTTGGAACCATGACAACGATGAAAGATCCCCTTTTTGCGAAATGTTGGCAAAACAATGACTGTCATGTGGTTTTTCATCAAGTGCATGCATCAGTTCCAAATGTCGGTAACTACCCCAACTTCCCTGTAACGTAATTCGATATTAAAACACTTCTGATTGTGTgcatcaaattgaaaatatgaaaattacgtTTCGATAAATATTCATAGCCAATCCCAGATTTAATTGATCGCGGTAGAGCGGATCGTTTATGTTGAATGGTGGTGCCTGGTCGTCATCGATGAACACACACGAAAGTGAATTCTCTAGTGATTCCTTACGAATGCAATTCACCAGTCCCATAATTCCAGACAGCGTTTCATTTTGCGCCACTAAAATGACTGGTGCTTCTTTAATCGATGCTCGTAGTTCATCCATCCACGCATAGTTCTTCGATTTGATGAATATAACGTTCGGAATTTCCAGAATTCGTTTCTTAATTTTACGGTATAAGACCAGAACCTCTTCATCACAGCGAAACACTGCCAATAATTGTAACCCAGCAGGAATGAGTGTATCAAGAATGAGGTCAACGTTTTGCGTTTCCCTTAGCACCAAATACCCATTGTCTCCGACACTCGACAAACTGGCCTCTACGTTTGGTAAGTCTGTTAGTCCATCTCGCAGAATAACAAAGTAGCAATTTGTCTGCGTTTTCAAGTAACCGTTCTCGACATGGATTTTGCCCAAATCGATTTCTTGTGGCGTCAAAAACATTAGGTCAGCCGTAATGAGTGGTAAACAGTCAAGAGCATTTTGAAATTCGTCAATAATCGGCATTTGACCCAGGGTGTCCACTTCCACCGCTTTGACTTTCAGCACTGGACTATTCTCTACAGCTAGTTGAACGCATGCTCGAACCGCATCCGATTTCCGTAATATTGGCGACGGTAGGTGTGGAATGAATTTATAACTTTCGAGTACTAAGTTGCCCGGGAACTTTCGTCTATTAACTGTACTTGTATGCATGCCAGCCATTTCCACACCGCCAGACACCAAAATTCCTAAAGTTTTGCACAAAAACACATCGATGTAAGGATTTTCAGAAGTCAACTTAGACGCCATGTTCACGTGATCCCTAGCGTTGATTCGAAGCTTTTGAATTCTTGTTGGTAGCATCAACGAACGAGAGTCTTTAAGCAAAATTTGAACTTGAAGCAAACAATCCAGAAATGATATCCAATTACTATCCCATTTAACTCTTGCGTACAATCCATCTGATCGTACTTCTTTCACTCCTTTGAATGCACCTTCGTAGTGGTATCCGCGTAAGCGTAATTCTTTGTAAAAATCTTCCGTTTGAAGCATGGGATATTCAGATTCAGTAGATGTTGATGGCAGCGTGGTCAGTGGTAGAGGCTTCTCAATTTCGTTTACGACACCAGTTACCACAGCTGTGTAACCGTCTGTAACACTAAACTGTCCGGTACCGCGAAGTATCGTTATCACCAATTCTACTTCTTCGCCTTTTGCCATTGATGTTGCGCGTAAAAATCGTACATCCTCGAATTCCACATTAACATCGAAGAAGACCGGACCTTTTATTATAGCCATTGTTTCCCACACAAGCTGTATGTATGCAGTCGCCGGAATAAGACAACGGCCTGTACACGGGAAAAAAATAGCAGTTAGTACAGTTAGTGGCATAAGGGTTATACATTCGTATACCGTCGATAATGTGGCCATCGATCGTGTCGTAGTCTTGATCTTTGAGGCTGACTTTAACTTTTCGCTCCCAACTAGTCGATGTTCTCTGCAATTCGAACCTCGGAACAAACCATTTTTCACTGTGTTCCCAACGTACCAGAGGCGATAACATACGAGTTCCACGTGACACCGGAAATTTGATTTCGGGATACAGTTTTTCCAGCGGCATATCAATTCCACTGATGTACATTCTGTGAcgaagaaaacaaaagtaaGTTAATGGAAACTGAATCCCCTAAACAAAGCGTGAAACTTACTGTCCCAAAGCgctcaacaaaaattgtaaattatttttattcccTCGCTGCGTTAATGGAAGGTGAATAGCATTCGGCATGGATCTTTTCAGAATAGACTGTAACAATCCGTGCGGAGCAATTTCAATAGTTAATGCATTGGCTGGCAACAAAGCCATTGATTCTTCGAAGAGTACGGGATTTAACAGATTATTGGTATGATACTCGGCCGAACTATATTTTCCCTCTTCTTGATCCCATCGATTTATTGGAATGCTTGTACTCAGCCACTTCTCCGAGCGACGTTTCGGATTCGGTATGTGCTTCcttaacattttcaataatttcggtCCCAGATCTTTGATGTAGCGAGAATGATATGCAATGTCTGAACTGGCCactttttttgcaaaaacgCCGTCTTTCTTCAGCGTTTCAACAAATGCCCGTACATCTTCCTCCGGTCCAGAAATGGTGCAAGAGTCAATGCCATTGTGACAAGCTACATCGATGGTTGATGGTACCTCACTCATAATCTGCTTATATCCCAGACCGATGGCAGCCATCGCACCACGAACTATTTTCGTTTCCACACTCACAATTCCACGGAAATATGCTGCTAAGATCATCTGTTCGGCCGTTATTGTTCCATCCGCATAGGCGCAACCCAATTCTCCGAGAGAGTGACCGATTAAGAAGTCGTACGGTAAGTGTATGGACTTTAGAACATCCACCAGGGCGGCTTGGATACACGTTATACCGACAAATGAATTGATTATATTGTCATATGTCGTCGGATCATCGGATGTGATAATTTTTACCAAGTCAATGCCgtacttttccataggaacttgTAACTGATCAACCGTTGCCCGAAATAACGGTAGTTCCAACAATGATGTACCCATTTCAGCCCACTGAGAGCCCATTCCCGTAAAGACCCACACTATCGGTCGTTTCAAACCCGAGAAATGACGAATCTCTTTATTTAAGCATTTCGCTCTGCCGGTCGGATTATTTTCGTACAGTCCGTATCCTCGATACAAATAGCCAGCAATGTCATTACTTTGTGTGTTATGGATTAGAGAAACGAATTCGGCATCTAGGTGCTGAGAATCGATAGCGTCGAAAAAGTCACTGACTCCCTTTTCCGTCCGACTGGACCAGTTGATAATTCGTGGAATGTTGTCGTCTGGCATTCCAAAATTGTCTTTCGGTTTCGCGTTTTGTCGAAGTAGAATGTGCGCATTTGCACCGCCAAATCCAAAGCCATTAATTGCAATCAAATCGCCCTGCAAATCCGTAATTTCTGTACAAACTTGCAGCCTTCCAGCCATTAACGCCTTAATCGTGGGCTTGGGTTGATCAAAGTGTAAGTTTGGAGCTACTTTCCCATTCTCAAATGCCAGTAGGACCTTTGCAATGGAACAAAGGCCACTTGACGATTCACTATGGCCCAGGTTTGACTTAACCGAACCAACTAGCAGTGGCGTTTTCCGATTTTTACAGAATATATTGTCAATAGCGATTGATTCCTCtaaaattttagaatattttttcagtGTTCGACCTATTTCTTTTGTGACTAACCTGGATCTCCGACAGAAGTACCGGTGCTATGAGCTTCAACATAATTAACTGTTGATGGATCTACCTTGATGTCAGTATAAAACTCATTCAAGAGCTTCTCCTGCATATGATTCGATGGATACGTTATTCCTTCTACCTTATAACCATCACAATTAGTCTTCGAGTACTCGACTGTGGCATAAATTCTCTTGGCATCTTTTGCCTTCTGCAAGAGTATCACACAAATAGCTTCAGATCGAGTGTATCCCGAAGCATTCACGTCGAATGGGCGACAGTAGCCATCCTTTGCTAGTACTCCTAGTCTGAATCGAAAAGACAAGCAATGACTTTATGAAACTAAGTAAAAGGAGGGTTAATTACTTTGCAAATTGTAGAGTCACATACGGATGTATTATCAAGTTTGACCCCCCTACCAAAGCCGCATCACATTCTCCGTTTTTAATTGCAGCAAATGCACAGTCGAATGCGTACATTGAACTACTACAAGCTGTATCGAGCAAAAACGATGGTCCATTTATACCTAAACAGTACGATATTCGGTTGGCCAGCATGGCACGACTGCAtctgtttttcatttatttagatCGTTAAAAATTCGATACTTTGGCAACATTGAACTTCCTACCCTGTGATACCAAATCCCCCAGTCGAAATTTTCTCGTAGAACCAAGTTTTCTCCGCTTCCGAAAAACATGCGCCTACATAGCAACCAGTTCGTGTTTCTCGCATAAGTTTTGGATTGACACCAGCATCAATAACAGCTTCGAAAGCTGTTTCAATCAGTAAACGACCCTGCGGATCCATTGTCTGGGCTTGTTTGTAGTGGACACCGAAAAATGTTGCGTCAAATTGTTCCAATCCCGATATCTTTCCCATACGCCTGGGAATGTCGTTGTTGAAGTGTTTCCATCGCACTTCGTCGTCATCCACCATATCGATCTAAATTTGTTGAGTGAAAAATTTTACGTTTCTTTAAAAACTTACTTGAATATCCTCAACTAAAGTGGCAGATATAAGAGAATACAGTCAACTGCTAGATAAGAGATAAGATTCGTGTAATCGTAGCGTGCAATAACCAGTAATCACTTGACTATCGACGAAGAAAATAGCATTTCGGAGATATATCCACTTTAACGAGTAAAACATTGGTTGATCACAGTTTTTGCATCGAtgtacaaaacaatttttgatcaAGATGAAAAGCTATGGAAAGGATACGATATACCACCACTGTACAACCCAAAAATATCCATTGCCCAAGTCTTATTAAATGCAATGAAGATCAATGGACCGAAAGTTGCGCAAGTACATTTCATACTCAACCATCTCATTGAAAGAAAGTCCAACTTTTCAATTCATAACCAATCTTGCCCAGATCAGTGACGACTCTAGCGTGGAAATGACATACGACGACATTCGATTGAAAACCATTAGAGCCGCACAAAATCTACAAAAACGAGGATACAAAGCGAATGGAGTCTATTCATTCATAGTCGCCAATACTGATAATACTGCACCGATACTGTTCGCAACATTTTGCAATGGTTGTGCTGTGAACGGTTTGGATCCGTCGTTCAAAAAAGTCGAACTGATTCATATGTTAGGAATGGTAAAACCTGATCTGGTCATTTGTGACATTGATGTCTATGAACGTGTAAGTGAATGTTTGAAGGAATTGCAAAACCATGCAAAAATCTTTACACTTGGTGGATGTACGGACGGCTCTGAACCGGTCGAACTTTTATTCAATGAGACGAAGATCGAGGACTCGTTCATGTGAGTGCTTGACGCAATCAGATCGTTggtttcgaataattttcaaattcgtAATTCAGACCAACGGCTGTCGATGGTGTCAATGATATTGCGCTGATTACTTGTTCGTCTGGAACTACTGGAATGTGTAAAAGTAATGGTATTCCTCACTCACCGAAaacttgaattaaattaaaatcttcaCACGCAGGTGTAAGTCTATCACATGCAGCCTTAATAAATACAATCCTTGACTATCCAATGATTGGTCTCAGCGACACAATCCTTTGCTTTAGCACAATTTACTGGCTTAGTGCATGGTTCTTTCTTCTAACCGGTACTTTTCGTGGCTCAACCAGAATAATTACAAGGAAACCGTTCTCGTCAAAATtagaattcaatttaattgaacgGTTTAAAATCAACGCTATTCTCAACACACCACATCAAGTGTCCATGCTACTCAAAAGCAATGAAATCAATCAGGCCGATCTATCCACGATAAAAATACTCATTGTTAGCGGATCTAAATTTCACCTCGATACGAAAATCAAGATCCTTAACTATCTGCCCAATGCAACGATATGCAACGGATATGGAATGTCCGAAGTGGCTGGATATATAAGTTGCGATTTTTGTGGCGACTTAACGAAAGACACGGTTGGACAAATTCTGAACGGAAGCCAGATAAAAATCATCGACGAAAATGGATCCCGTTGTGATGTTGAAGTTGACGGGGAAATATGTATCAAGCCAAAGTATAAATTTCTCGGCTATTACGGTAGCCCAAACGCTACGAACGAACTGTTTGACGCTGAAGGATTCGTGAAAAGTGGCGATATCGGTCATTTCGATAACGAAGGAAATATGTATGTGGTCGATCGCACGAAAGACTTGTTAAAATATTGCATGTTTCCTATTGCACCGTCggaaatcgaagaatttttgattgaattgcCGTCTATTTCGGAAGCGTGTATCGTTGGGATACCCGATGATTTCGCAAACGATTTACCAGCCGCTCTTATTGTACGAAACAAGAATGTGCATATTACCGAGGATGAAGTGTACCAACTGGTGGCTGGTAAAGATGAATTGCAATACAAGAAACGACGCGTTAGTATCAGTtccatttctaatttttttttgcagataaTTTGGCTGATTCTCGAAAACTTCGCGGCGGTGTCTATTTCGTAGATTCATTGCCAACAACACCTTCGGGGAAGGTGAAACGCAGAATTGCTAAAGCCTATGCTATTGAATTGTTCAACAAGAATCAAGCACAGACAACGGAATGACCgagaaatcgatgaaaattgaaaattaaatttgttccaTGAATTATTGAGATTTGAATACCGAAGCTGAAACAGTCTTTTGTCTTGTTATTCATTATGCAGCCCAAGTGCTGCAAGTGTAATTTCccttaatttttccaaattttcccaaaaaaaaattgtatcaagTTGTATCACATGCACATCGTGAAGTGTTCGACTTCTCCAACGCTcaaaggaaattgaatttggcAGAGTTTCGAAGCTATATAGGCATTGCAGCAAGCATTACGgatattttgctataaatgATTAGCCAAAGCTTAATCCAATCGCTAATTGTTATCGTCGCAGTTGATAGCACATGATAATACAGAATTATGACTTACCTTACTGTAGAGTTTATCCGAAAGGATTTGAACATTTTCGGCATTTGGAAATTTTCCCGATATTCCGGAGATAACAATTTCATCTCCAGGCAACGCCGGTTGACTCTTGGTGAGTATCGGAGACCGCTGATGTTTTTCGTGATTTGACAACATATTAAGTGTTTGGTTctccaaactttttttttattattttaaaaagtgTTTCGATCcactgaattttcaataatcaATCACCAATTACCGttaattaaatgaatgaatgaactcCGTTGGACAATccttttattcaattttttttcgtttattgtcgaaaattttgctgttgaataattcaattcttctgttgaaaaataattgcgTTGCCCGGCCATTCAcgtgattttgaaaaaaaaagtcggaCAATTTCGAACCACAGTCTTACTTTTCCAATACTCTCACTCACTCTTTCATCCGTTAAAATTCATATACAAGGCAAAGATGACATTATCGAATATTTCCTTGTAATTTTCTACTAATGAGCTATGTCACATTTgttcaaaaacttttccaacTGCTGTTTTCAAGCGCTCATTTGGAACTTCAAGGTATTTTGAAcattagttatttatgcaatcgatGGCAAAATACCATACCCGAGAAAATTTCCCATGTTTTTCCCTTTGTGAACACAATAAAGGCTACTGCAGCTGCAGATGAGgtgagaaaaaaaacctttgtg
This genomic stretch from Bradysia coprophila strain Holo2 chromosome II, BU_Bcop_v1, whole genome shotgun sequence harbors:
- the LOC119077605 gene encoding fatty acid synthase-like → MLSNHEKHQRSPILTKSQPALPGDEIVISGISGKFPNAENVQILSDKLYSKIDMVDDDEVRWKHFNNDIPRRMGKISGLEQFDATFFGVHYKQAQTMDPQGRLLIETAFEAVIDAGVNPKLMRETRTGCYVGACFSEAEKTWFYEKISTGGFGITGCSRAMLANRISYCLGINGPSFLLDTACSSSMYAFDCAFAAIKNGECDAALVGGSNLIIHPYVTLQFAKLGVLAKDGYCRPFDVNASGYTRSEAICVILLQKAKDAKRIYATVEYSKTNCDGYKVEGITYPSNHMQEKLLNEFYTDIKVDPSTVNYVEAHSTGTSVGDPEESIAIDNIFCKNRKTPLLVGSVKSNLGHSESSSGLCSIAKVLLAFENGKVAPNLHFDQPKPTIKALMAGRLQVCTEITDLQGDLIAINGFGFGGANAHILLRQNAKPKDNFGMPDDNIPRIINWSSRTEKGVSDFFDAIDSQHLDAEFVSLIHNTQSNDIAGYLYRGYGLYENNPTGRAKCLNKEIRHFSGLKRPIVWVFTGMGSQWAEMGTSLLELPLFRATVDQLQVPMEKYGIDLVKIITSDDPTTYDNIINSFVGITCIQAALVDVLKSIHLPYDFLIGHSLGELGCAYADGTITAEQMILAAYFRGIVSVETKIVRGAMAAIGLGYKQIMSEVPSTIDVACHNGIDSCTISGPEEDVRAFVETLKKDGVFAKKVASSDIAYHSRYIKDLGPKLLKMLRKHIPNPKRRSEKWLSTSIPINRWDQEEGKYSSAEYHTNNLLNPVLFEESMALLPANALTIEIAPHGLLQSILKRSMPNAIHLPLTQRGNKNNLQFLLSALGQMYISGIDMPLEKLYPEIKFPVSRGTRMLSPLVRWEHSEKWFVPRFELQRTSTSWERKVKVSLKDQDYDTIDGHIIDGRCLIPATAYIQLVWETMAIIKGPVFFDVNVEFEDVRFLRATSMAKGEEVELVITILRGTGQFSVTDGYTAVVTGVVNEIEKPLPLTTLPSTSTESEYPMLQTEDFYKELRLRGYHYEGAFKGVKEVRSDGLYARVKWDSNWISFLDCLLQVQILLKDSRSLMLPTRIQKLRINARDHVNMASKLTSENPYIDVFLCKTLGILVSGGVEMAGMHTSTVNRRKFPGNLVLESYKFIPHLPSPILRKSDAVRACVQLAVENSPVLKVKAVEVDTLGQMPIIDEFQNALDCLPLITADLMFLTPQEIDLGKIHVENGYLKTQTNCYFVILRDGLTDLPNVEASLSSVGDNGYLVLRETQNVDLILDTLIPAGLQLLAVFRCDEEVLVLYRKIKKRILEIPNVIFIKSKNYAWMDELRASIKEAPVILVAQNETLSGIMGLVNCIRKESLENSLSCVFIDDDQAPPFNINDPLYRDQLNLGLAMNIYRNGSWGSYRHLELMHALDEKPHDSHCFANISQKGDLSSLSWFQGSIDVTNNDNLIKIQYAALNFRDVMLATGRLVLGDHNRIDQECVLGLEFAGVNGNGERIIGLVLSGSLATHIVPQKYLVWNVPDNWSLKEAVTCPVVYMTVYAAFFTYKTIKKGDSILIHAGSGGVGLAAITVAFAYGLEVYTTVSNETKKKFLLDTFPQLKESNIGNSRDCSFEQMIKIQTNGKGVDFVLNSLADEKLHASIRCLGIGGTFLEIGKFDLSNNTKIGLGDFLKELSFRSILLDNLFSTSSDSLVYISQLFENDLRAGVIQPLHATVFEVNEVEKAFRYLGAGKHVGKVVLKVRDDVASPYSNPMRVLPRQYFNPNLVYVILGGLGGFGLELADWMVVRGARKLVMSSSRGITNSYQTYRIKVWEGYGTEVVINTSDISTISGCEDLLMVALTIGPVGGIFNLAVVLRDNILENQNEQKFIECLAPKADATHHLDQLSRILCPQLKHFVVFSSVSCGRGNAGQSNYGMANSIMERIVEQRVASGLPGKAIQWGAIGEVGILANISGNRLDMEIGGTVQQRISSCLANLDQLLSSSDAVVGSMVVAEKRLGLGGKLNVIESVLNIMGIRDIKQISMTASLSEVGMDSLMAVELKQTLEREFEIFLTPEDLRSLTFARLQELSDARGKDSTENVKLKLAGENKILGLNMILRTLGDERNSKEKYLRLQTKNTAEKINSCMLIIPGIEGVAGAVWHNVAINFNLPAFILQLTNTIDLTTISDMANAVSNDVKKIFSKKEFFYLVGYSFGAFITLELARILEESGMTGSVVLIDGAPVFLKQISYSHTTQISAEVTDESIQLMLIVAIIQNIFPLENPDEILLKLRECPTWQMKVDKLIQFGKSQTEFSEEYMRTIAQAMYNRLKILFELDITKVQKIKSPITLIRPTEVAFVDIEEDYELSRYTEASVTLKFIEGNHTSMLDNTKLADIINDCDPYLQSNKNFENYVWNSKAGKFEF
- the LOC119077754 gene encoding probable 4-coumarate--CoA ligase 3, whose amino-acid sequence is MYKTIFDQDEKLWKGYDIPPLYNPKISIAQVLLNAMKINGPKVAQISDDSSVEMTYDDIRLKTIRAAQNLQKRGYKANGVYSFIVANTDNTAPILFATFCNGCAVNGLDPSFKKVELIHMLGMVKPDLVICDIDVYERVSECLKELQNHAKIFTLGGCTDGSEPVELLFNETKIEDSFIPTAVDGVNDIALITCSSGTTGMCKSVSLSHAALINTILDYPMIGLSDTILCFSTIYWLSAWFFLLTGTFRGSTRIITRKPFSSKLEFNLIERFKINAILNTPHQVSMLLKSNEINQADLSTIKILIVSGSKFHLDTKIKILNYLPNATICNGYGMSEVAGYISCDFCGDLTKDTVGQILNGSQIKIIDENGSRCDVEVDGEICIKPKYKFLGYYGSPNATNELFDAEGFVKSGDIGHFDNEGNMYVVDRTKDLLKYCMFPIAPSEIEEFLIELPSISEACIVGIPDDFANDLPAALIVRNKNVHITEDEVYQLVADNLADSRKLRGGVYFVDSLPTTPSGKVKRRIAKAYAIELFNKNQAQTTE